A portion of the Juglans microcarpa x Juglans regia isolate MS1-56 chromosome 1D, Jm3101_v1.0, whole genome shotgun sequence genome contains these proteins:
- the LOC121247570 gene encoding RING-H2 finger protein ATL52-like, whose protein sequence is MAVNLNHCLALHVKSSPSSFSSSNLVSTIQIMNSIYYAIIPMVSIVVALVIYGLALYRWRAYNRLLHPATTSRHDKEKAFGSKRLNPFLASTFKYKKGTANTSKTDSALCLTNFEDDEHIHQLPRCKHSFHAPCIDMWLFSHSNCPLCRTPVDRLSKQPEENSSREVLVSIGT, encoded by the coding sequence ATGGCTGTGAACCTCAACCACTGCCTAGCCTTGCATGTCAAGAGTTCTCCAAGTTCTTTCAGCTCTTCCAACTTGGTATCAACAATACAAATCATGAACTCGATCTACTACGCAATTATTCCCATGGTATCTATAGTTGTTGCGCTCGTAATTTACGGTCTTGCTCTGTATAGATGGCGTGCTTACAATCGCTTACTACATCCTGCAACGACGAGCAGGCATGACAAGGAAAAAGCCTTTGGTTCCAAGAGACTGAACCCCTTTTTGGCTTCTACGTTCAAGTACAAGAAAGGGACTGCAAATACTTCTAAAACTGACAGTGCTTTGTGCTTGACTAACTTTGAAGATGATGAACATATTCATCAGCTTCCAAGGTGCAAGCACTCCTTCCATGCACCGTGTATTGACATGTGGCTCTTTTCTCACTCCAACTGCCCACTCTGCCGCACTCCCGTCGACAGACTAAGTAAACAACCGGAGGAGAACTCCTCCCGGGAAGTCCTAGTTAGCATTGGCACTTAA
- the LOC121259733 gene encoding protein BIG GRAIN 1-like A, whose product MERWDKSLREDRNRHRRENPSFSSTLLDSIYRSIDEGPGEKREEKLILYGETMRKKQSHGLKEQEQEMASFRQARMIEKWMDKKANEKVSARRNSTADFERKSRDDRSFILQNSSSSSSESSSGGGFSSSESESVYASKSRSSCYSMQRPKPIRTSVSQKPQLEKFGGGSGERSHSASTQKPKHENGFVKTKSKALKIYGDLKKVKQPISPGGRLASFLNSLFTAGNAKKAKMSPSVGGRNVDETSKERNSKYSTATTSTCSSASSFSRSCLSKSTPSSRGKFSNGTGAGVKRSVRFGPISVIVDQDCRPCGQKILSEDKPGLMTVSTIRTAGDAEIKCYVMGGNYRVEEVAKDLFKNYKKDKEDLNMRDILQHDIEDSEVDDDDDDAASYSSSDLFELDNLSAIGIERYREELPVYETTHFDTNRAIASGLIM is encoded by the coding sequence ATGGAGAGGTGGGATAAATCGCTGCGAGAAGATCGCAACCGACACCGGAGAGAGAACCCATCTTTTTCTTCCACTCTTCTCGACTCGATTTATCGGTCCATCGACGAAGGCCCCGGCGAAAAACGAGAAGAGAAACTCATTCTATACGGAGAAACCATGAGAAAGAAACAGAGCCATGGCCTAAAAGAACAAGAACAGGAAATGGCGAGCTTTCGACAAGCACGCATGATCGAGAAGTGGATGGACAAGAAAGCGAACGAAAAGGTCTCAGCACGCCGAAACTCCACGGCGGATTTCGAAAGGAAATCGCGAGATGACCGCAGTTTTATCCTGCAGAATTCGAGTTCGAGCTCTTCGGAGTCGAGCTCCGGAGGCGGCTTCTCgtcgtcggagtcggagtccgtTTATGCGTCGAAATCAAGGTCTTCATGTTATTCTATGCAGAGGCCGAAGCCTATTCGGACCAGTGTTTCCCAGAAGCCTCAACTGGAGAAGTTTGGTGGTGGTTCTGGCGAACGAAGTCATTCTGCCTCGACACAAAAGCCAAAACACGAGAACGGTTTCGTGAAGACCAAATCCAAGGCCTTGAAAATCTACGGAGACTTGAAGAAGGTTAAGCAGCCGATATCACCGGGTGGACGCCTCGCTAGCTTTCTTAACTCTCTTTTCACTGCAGGAAATGCAAAGAAGGCAAAGATGTCGCCCTCAGTTGGAGGCAGGAACGTCGATGAAACCAGTAAGGAGAGAAACTCCAAGTACTCCACCGCCACAACATCAACATGTTCTTCCGCGTCTTCGTTTTCGCGGTCTTGTCTGAGCAAAAGTACGCCTTCTTCGAGGGGAAAATTCAGCAATGGTACCGGAGCCGGGGTGAAAAGGTCGGTGAGGTTTGGCCCGATCAGCGTGATCGTGGACCAGGACTGTAGGCCGTGCGGGCAAAAAATTCTGTCAGAGGACAAGCCGGGGCTCATGACTGTGTCCACCATAAGAACTGCGGGTGATGCAGAGATCAAATGTTATGTAATGGGTGGCAATTATCGTGTTGAAGAAGTTGCTAAAGATTTGTtcaagaattataaaaaagacaAGGAAGACTTGAATATGAGAGATATTCTTCAACATGACATTGAAGATTCTGaagtggatgatgatgatgatgatgcagcCAGTTATTCAAGCTCTGATCTGTTCGAACTGGATAATCTTTCGGCTATTGGGATCGAGAGGTACCGGGAAGAATTGCCCGTTTATGAAACTACACACTTCGATACGAATCGAGCCATTGCTAGTGgcttaattatgtaa